ACACTTTGAAAGGAGTCATTGGCTTTAACCGAGACATTAAATCATGTATTAGAttagattattttgaaaaatatgaaatatgcgaAATTCGCATTCCTCTGATGTACATTAAGCAAACACCGAGAGTAAACAATGTTATAATCTTGTggtattttcaagagagagagagagagagagagagagagagagagagagagagagagagagagagagagagagagagagagcgagagaataaGGGAACACCCGAGGAAAATAAGAAGAAATGGCTGACTTGGTTAGTAAACAACACTTTCAAAGGAGTCATTGGCTTTAACCGAGACATTAAATCATGTGGCTTTAGCCGAGGTGATTAAATCATGTATTAGATtagtttattttgaaaaatttgaaatatgTGAATTTACAATGGCCAAATTTGCATTCCTTTGATGAACACTAAACAAACAACATGAGCAAACAGTGTTATAATCTTGTGGTATTTTCAAGGggaaaaggggaggagagagagagagagagaaagagaaagagagagagagagagagagagagagagagagagagagagagagaacaccgagGAAAATCAGAAGAAATAGCGAATAGGTAGTAAAGAGCACTGGATAAAAGAGTCAGTGGTTTTGTCGACACTAAATCATgtattaaaatagtttattttgtgAAATTTGAAATATGTGAAAGTTCAATGGCCAAATTCGCATTCCTTTGATGAACACTAAACAAACAACTTAGAACAGAAGTAAACAATGTTATAAATGTGTGGTCTTTTCAAAATGGTGTTGGCCAATCGTTATTACTTACGTCACATATTTCATTCAAAGAAGACAATAAAATAcctgtattatttaaaaaaaaaaattcaatttgaagTTCGATAATTGATAGAATAacaattgaaagtaaaaaaaattattagcaCAAAGTAGCATTTCATTCAAAGAAGACAATAAAATActtgtattattaaaaaaaaaaattccatttgaaATTTGATAATTGATAGATTAACaattgaaaccaaaaaaaaaaatattagcacaTATTAACAATTATCgctgtgttaattttaagaatgctaaaaaaaatgttttgtaaacTTTACCGAGATTTATGCATAATTAACATATTCAGCTAATTTAAGAATGGTTATTAAAACGATTTGGGCTAAATTGCTTTATCACTTAACACACTTTTAGTGTTATTGATAAAGACTTTTGATGAAACACGCTGAACGAATTTGCAACGAAGGGGAAAGCTTCATAAACTTATACATAATGTGTGAGAAGAAAAGTCAAAAtcagtgtttataaaaaataactttgaaacGTTAGAGTTTTTTATAAACGCTTCCAagcacaaatatatatgaatacataaacacacaaacagatacacatacacacacacacacacacacacatatatatatatatatatatatatatatatatatatatatatatatatgtgtgtgtgtgtgtgtatgtatgtatatatgtatatatatgtatgtatatatatatatatatatatatatatatatatatatatatatatatagatagatagatagatagatacacattatatatgtgtgcgtatgtacatgtatacacgTTTACACTCCAAAGTATGTATGTAAGGGTTCTTTTTATTACAGCAGGCATAAAGCTCATATTAATTCGACAGTGAGGAAACCTTGATAGGACGAAGCAAACTCCGACATAAAGTGAAAATTctgagagcagagagagagagagagagagagagagagagagagagagagagagagagagagagagagagagagagggttgcgaCCCTTTACCCATTAATTATTTTTACATCCCTTGCAATATGTTGTAGTCTCCGATGATAATTATTGCTTTTGCAATCAGAGGGTGCATACCGGATGAgtcattatatttaattttaatttgctGTAATGATATTTTTTGGCTGTTAGCTACTAATTTGATGTGATATTTATGCCATTCCAGTTGGCCGTTTCCCTGCTTTTATTCGGTTTTCGTTGTGTGTCCTTTCTCTGGCTGATCGGAGGGCGACCGATATTCCATTTAGTCTTCCATGGTGACCTTGCGCTGGTATCTTCTGCTCCGCACCAGAGGCGTTTCCTGTTCTGCTTGTGACCACTTCCGCGAGGGTCataaaatattagagagagagagagagagagagagagagagagttatacgtGGGTGAAAGAACAGAGCATCCTCTACTCCTCAATTGATgctaattaaatctctctctctctctctctctctctctctctctctctctctctctctctctctctctctctctctctctatatatatatatatatatatatatatatatatatatatatatatatgtgtatgtatgtgtgtatatgtatgtggatatacacacacacacacacacacatatatatatatatatatatatatatatatatatatatataaatgtatatatatataaatatatatatatatatatatatatatatatatatatatatatatatatatatctggatatctGCATTGTacacattctcaaaaaaaaaaatagttaaatgttTTCAAGTACAATCGCAGCCTAATTCATTAAAGTGTCAGCATTCTTCTACCCCAGATATTTCATTCAGCATTTTAGTATAATATAATGAGAATGGAGAAAATTATCCCTTTCGGTTACTATTATGACGTCAGGCCACAGTCTTCTGTAACAAGCGGAAAACGTTGTGGTTTTAGCTCAACTAAAGCTCATTATTTATCTTCAAAACGAGCAATTTCCTTATTAGATCCTTTAAAATTATGTAAAAGGACATGAAGAGCAAATAAACACTCTTGCGATTTTATATTTCTccttcagcacacacacacacgtacacacacacacacacacacacacacacacacacacacacacaaattcatataTTATGATAATATCGGGTCCTTTTTATATTGCCTATAGCTTTACTCTAACGTTTAATGTATAATCTCTCTTTTTAATTAAAGCTGGAGCAATCAGTATTTCACTTTCTAATACTGTTGTTCTTGAAAGTAAACAATCTTCTTTTCTATACATCTCCTGTCTGCTTACCTTTCAATTCCTATTAACTCCATGGATTTAATTCTCAACACCTCTGCCATGATTTACCATTCAAATTTAATCCCCGATAGTCATTTCCTTATGAATGAATTATGTTCCTTTTCCtgaattatgtatatttttatttcattgcctAAGTTTCCTCCGCCATTTATTTCGTaaatttcgtttttttccattCAACGAACATCTGAGTTTTCGAGGTACTCAAAATTTCCTCCGGGAAATTTCATTGTTTAAACAACTAAATATTTATCTTGTTGCCTTTTATTGTTTCTTATTCTGGGGGTTgcttctgaagattttttttttcggacaGATCAGAATTATCATCTAAATCAACTACGTAAGTCAGAATTATCCTCTAAATCAACTACGTGAGTCAGAGTTATCCTCTAAATCAACTACGTGAGTCAGAGTTATCCTCTAAATCAACTACGTGAGTCAGAATTATCCTCTAAATCAACTACGTGAGTCAGAGTTATCCTCTAAATCAACTACGTGAGTCAGAGTTATCCTCTAAATCAACTACGTGAGTCAGAATTATCCTCTAAATCAACTACGTGAGTCAGAGTTATCCTCTAAATCAACTACGTGAGTCAGAATTATCCTCTAAATCAACTACGTGAGTCAGAATTATCCTCTAAATCAACTACGTGAGTCAGAGTTATCCTCTAAATCAACTACGTGAGTCAGAATTATCCTCTAAATCAACTACGTGAGTCAGAATTATCCTCTAAATCAACTACGTGAGTCAGAGTTATCCTCTAAATCAACTACGTGAGTCAGAATTATCCTCTAAATCAACTACGTGAGTCAGAATTATCCTCTAAATCAACTACGTGAGTCAGAATTATCCTCTAAATCAACTACGTGAGTCAGAATTATCCTCTAAATCAACTACGTGAGTCAGATTTATCATCTAAATCAACTACGTGAGATATGAGTTTAAAGTGCAAATTATAACCCACTAAGTAATGATATTTATTTGCTAACTCTGGAAGTAAAATTTCCACCCCGTACAACATATATCTAAACCAGAAGGATCAGATTTCTTATGCATTTTTATTCATAACACAGTGAGCAGGAGGCTTATTCATTGCACAATGAGCAGGAGGCTTATCCATAGCATAATGAGCAGGAGGTCTATTCATTGCACAATGAGCAGAAGGCTTATTTATTGCAAAATGAGCAGGAGGTCTATTCATTGCACAATGAGCAGAAGGCTTATTTATTGCAAAATGAGCAGGAGGTCTATTCATTGCACAATGAGCAGAAGGCTTATTCATTGCAAAATGAGCAGGAGGTCTATTCGTTGCACAATGAGCAGAAGGGTTATGCATTGCAAACTAAGCAGGAGGCTTATTCATTGCAAAATGAGCAGGAGGCTTATTCATTGCATAATGAGCAGGAGGTCTATTCATTGCACAATGAGCAGAAGGCTTATTTATTGCAAAATGAGCAGGAGGTCTATTCATTGCACAATGAGCAGAAGGCTTATTCATTGCAAAATGAGCAGGAGGTCTATTCGTTGCACAATGAGCAGAAGGGTTATGCATTGCAAACTAAGCAGGAGGCTTATTCATTGCAAAATGAGCAGGAGGCTTATTCATTGCATAATGAGCAGGAGGTCTATTCATTGCACAATGAGCAGAAGGCTTATTTATTGCAAAATGAGCAGGAGGTCTATTCATTGCACAATGAGCAGAAGGCTTATTCATTGCAAAATGAGCAGGAGGTCTATTTGTTGCACAATGAGCAGAAGGGTTATGCATTGCAAAATAAGCAGGAGGCTTATTCATTGCAAAATGAGCAGGAGGCTTATTCATTGCATAATGAGCAGGAGGTCTATTCATTGCACGATGAGCAGAAGGCTTATTTATTGCAAAATGAGCAGGAGGTCTATTCATTGCACAATGAGCAGAAGGCTTATTCATTGCAAAATGAGCAGGAGGCTTATTCATTGCAAAATGAGCAGGAGGCTTATTCATTGCAAAATGAGCAGGAGGTCTATTCATTGCACAATGAGCAGAAGGCTTATTCATTGCAAAATGAGCAGGAGGTCTATTCGTTGCACAATGAGCAGAAGGGTTATGCATTGCAAAATAAGCAGGAGGCTTATTCATTGCAAAATGAGCAGGAGGCTTATTCATTGCATAATGAGCAGGAGGCCTAAGCTCGAGAGTTTCAAACTTTCACACGGATAAGATGGAAAGAAGTTTTAATTTCAGCATCTTCAGTGTTTCTTGGCTGAGTTTTTAGATAATCGAATGCAAGTATTAGGGCTACAATATAACCATGatttatatttttaatgaaaatattccaTGGAAACTCATATTACAATAACCATCACTATTTTTTTCTCGGGACCTGCAAATAAAGTCATGCTAGTATGCCATTCACTTCTTTTGCAAACATTTTAAAATATCAATTTAAATCATGTTGCATTCATGAAACACCATATAATAATATGCCCAATGTAAAGCCATCCATTTTCTTCTACTCTTCTTAAGCATATGATCTGAAACTCGATCTGAAACTCGCATGTAAAAAAGATTGTATTGGAAATCATATATCAATGTTCTATATGCCTAACATCAATGTTTgctatatggtagtccacataaggaaaattaaaaggttaTGTGCAAATGTGGAAATGCTATgtgtggactattattattattattattattattattattattattattattattattattattattattattattatcattattatcgtcattattattatttgctaagctactaccctagttggaaaagcagtatgctataagcccaggagctccaacagggaaaactagccatATACTAAGTTATCTTCGAGCTAAGGAACATTACATCTATAATTAGTGTTAGCATATCTTTATAAAGACTCATTTACAGTACTAACAATTATTTGAAATTCGACAATGGTTGAGTAAACTCCTTCGTATTTTA
The genomic region above belongs to Palaemon carinicauda isolate YSFRI2023 chromosome 45, ASM3689809v2, whole genome shotgun sequence and contains:
- the LOC137634736 gene encoding sex-determining region Y protein-like, whose amino-acid sequence is MNSSKAVQVRSIHISLQDTKIEPLMLYETALSIRNPSARHEDTEQLFNIVLLAHHIIQKVNIHSAESKGKHEGFRKGVVVPLSRTASAKPEESERYKQIKHLLLLIHVYSYNRLQTWIAKIYSPANESSMDLEVYSLHNEQKAYLLQNEQEVYSLHNEQKAYSLQNEQEVYSLHNEQKGYALQTKQEAYSLQNEQEAYSLHNEQEVYSLHNEQKAYLLQNEQEVYSLHNEQKAYSLQNEQEVYSLHNEQKGYALQTKQEAYSLQNEQEAYSLHNEQEVYSLHNEQKAYLLQNEQEVYSLHNEQKAYSLQNEQEVYLLHNEQKGYALQNKQEAYSLQNEQEAYSLHNEQEVYSLHDEQKAYLLQNEQEVYSLHNEQKAYSLQNEQEAYSLQNEQEAYSLQNEQEVYSLHNEQKAYSLQNEQEVYSLHNEQKGYALQNKQEAYSLQNEQEAYSLHNEQEA